The following coding sequences lie in one Eremothecium sinecaudum strain ATCC 58844 chromosome IV, complete sequence genomic window:
- the MIL1 gene encoding Mil1p (Syntenic homolog of Ashbya gossypii ACR220C; Syntenic homolog of Saccharomyces cerevisiae YFL034W), producing MSKSDEDLTSGLRELRICKGILTKGVAVSQQPNVDDVASDKSDNKQDKVAEGAEDAELHHSDDLVSDDDSFGEPEITGAWVQEEQGTLGEDTRSSSDEEWQTMPAIASYDVYDPSGELAVPTKTQELADTTRITDNSGTQESGFHPREGTFGYTKAAAEEQAQRAHATNKKTDFLFGRRFMDSSMTSLGTTGSSGEIEGSDAPYTAARSAEDQLSLTKTLLTEKEKFAYLGAVSVLVNEMCTYFAQICICSKNVTNDKKLAHRLQNLQKRMAEWKSTLCNLMYAHLDIQPEEIEMVEKLSLHGIELPALCKCLKTSRVVENPWAKGTDGISLAGDIEEVTTKQTLEVDVAWTIICDLFLLLVQDSNYDARSRTLLIKFAGVLDISRTEICEFEKQVTDILELEQSTEEQVWDEKEHMDGRRKEKRKKKLAYVGLATIGGSLILGLSGGLLAPVIGAGLAAGLSTIGVGGATGFLTGVGGTTVVAVSSTAIGANIGRKAMSRRMGSVKTFEFKPLHNNRRVNLMVSVSGWMIGKADDVRLPFSPVDPIEGDLYSLSWEPDMLKSTGQTINILASEIVTQTIQQILGATVLTALIAAIQVPNLLSKLGYIIDNPWNVSLDRAWAAGLVLADTLMARNLGRRPCSLVGFSLGSRVIYSCLLELSKKGAIGLVEDVYLFGSPMVYNRDEMVLVRAAVSGRFVNGYSDRDWVLGYLFRATGGGIQRVAGISPITEVEGIENMNCTELVEGHMAYRKNIPSLLKKLGISVISEEFTEIDDSPDPEQVARQRKLVTELQDAQNKLTNKKSKKAKVGWVPKWFKPKKQEWQEMYEKKLKGNQKQTTNVGNTTTVGTSEQKAHTDLSIVDNDALVEELQHLKDMVVQDMPLHAGKGCPIPNTNNMDSHKLEAQSATNPVSPNNSVHSDPDETRKEASKEEQLTFAFADDI from the coding sequence ATGAGTAAAAGTGATGAGGATTTGACATCAGGACTGCGGGAGCTGAGAATTTGTAAGGGTATACTAACCAAGGGAGTCGCGGTTTCCCAGCAACCAAACGTTGATGACGTTGCTTCTGATAAAAGTGATAATAAACAGGATAAGGTTGCTGAGGGCGCTGAAGATGCTGAATTGCATCATTCGGATGACTTAGTAAGTGATGATGATTCTTTTGGGGAGCCAGAAATCACTGGTGCATGGGTACAGGAAGAACAGGGTACCCTTGGGGAAGATACAAGGTCATCATCGGATGAGGAATGGCAAACTATGCCTGCAATTGCTTCGTACGATGTTTACGATCCTTCAGGGGAGCTTGCCGTACCAACAAAGACCCAGGAATTAGCTGACACAACTCGCATAACAGATAATTCTGGGACTCAAGAGTCAGGTTTTCATCCTAGGGAGGGTACATTCGGGTATACAAAAGCGGCTGCGGAGGAACAAGCTCAGCGAGCTCATGCTACCAACAAGAAAACCGACTTCTTGTTTGGTAGACGTTTTATGGATTCCTCAATGACGTCTCTAGGCACTACAGGGTCCAGTGGTGAGATCGAAGGCTCAGATGCCCCATATACTGCGGCAAGATCTGCGGAAGACCAACTGTCGCTCACAAAAACTCTGCTTACCGAGAAGGAGAAGTTTGCATACCTTGGCGCGGTATCAGTCCTAGTAAATGAAATGTGTACGTACTTCGCGCAAATATGTATATGTTCGAAGAACGTTACCAACGACAAGAAACTTGCCCATCGGCTGCAGAACTTGCAAAAGAGGATGGCGGAGTGGAAGAGTACTCTATGCAATTTAATGTATGCTCATTTGGATATTCAACCTGAGGAGATAGAGATGGTTGAGAAACTGTCCCTACATGGAATTGAGTTACCAGCCTTGTGTAAGTGCCTCAAAACCAGCCGTGTTGTTGAAAACCCCTGGGCAAAGGGTACTGATGGCATTTCTTTAGCAGGCGATATTGAAGAGGTTACCACGAAACAGACGTTAGAAGTTGACGTTGCATGGACTATAATTTGCGATCTTTTCCTGTTATTGGTACAAGACTCTAACTACGATGCCAGATCGCGGACGCTGTTAATAAAGTTCGCTGGCGTTTTGGATATCTCACGCACGGAGATCTGTGAATTTGAAAAGCAGGTCACAGACATACTAGAGCTGGAGCAGTCTACAGAGGAGCAAGTATGGGATGAGAAAGAACACATGGATGGTAGAAGAAAGgagaaaaggaagaaaaaACTTGCCTACGTCGGTCTTGCAACTATCGGTGGATCGCTTATTCTTGGATTGTCAGGCGGCCTGCTTGCTCCGGTTATTGGCGCAGGTCTTGCAGCCGGACTATCCACCATAGGAGTTGGAGGTGCGACCGGATTTTTGACGGGAGTTGGAGGGACAACCGTTGTTGCTGTTTCTAGCACAGCTATTGGGGCCAATATTGGCCGCAAGGCGATGAGCAGAAGAATGGGTAGTGTCAAAACGTTTGAATTTAAACCCTTACACAACAATAGAAGAGTTAATTTAATGGTAAGCGTTTCAGGTTGGATGATCGGCAAAGCAGACGACGTTAGACTACCATTTTCCCCTGTCGATCCAATCGAAGGTGATTTATATTCATTATCATGGGAGCCAGACATGCTAAAATCCACTGGGCAAACAATAAATATCCTAGCTAGTGAGATAGTCACCCAGACAATACAGCAGATTCTTGGCGCAACGGTGCTTACAGCGTTAATAGCTGCGATCCAAGTGCCAAACCTGCTTTCAAAACTAGGATATATTATTGACAATCCATGGAACGTGTCGCTAGATAGAGCATGGGCAGCCGGATTGGTACTTGCTGATACGTTGATGGCTCGCAACCTTGGTAGAAGGCCTTGCTCACTTGTAGGATTTTCGCTTGGTTCAAGGGTGATTTACTCGTGTCTTTTGGAACTGAGTAAAAAGGGAGCAATTGGGTTAGTCGAAGATGTTTATCTATTTGGCTCTCCAATGGTTTATAATCGCGATGAGATGGTATTAGTTCGTGCTGCAGTTAGTGGTAGGTTTGTGAACGGCTATTCAGACAGAGATTGGGTCTTAGGCTATTTATTTAGAGCTACTGGTGGTGGTATTCAAAGAGTTGCGGGCATTTCACCTATTACCGAAGTAGAAGGCATTGAGAACATGAATTGTACTGAGCTGGTGGAAGGCCATATGGCATATAGGAAGAACATTCCATCTCTCTTGAAAAAACTCGGCATTTCTGTTATTAGTGAGGAGTTCACTGAAATTGATGATTCCCCAGATCCAGAGCAAGTGGCACGGCAAAGAAAATTAGTTACAGAGTTGCAGGATGCTCAAAATAAATTGACAAATAAAAAATCTAAAAAGGCTAAAGTTGGTTGGGTTCCAAAATGGTTTAAGCCTAAGAAACAAGAATGGCAAGAGATGTACgaaaagaagttaaaggGAAACCAGAAACAGACAACCAATGTTGGTAATACAACTACAGTAGGTACATCAGAACAAAAAGCTCACACAGATTTATCTATTGTGGACAACGACGCACTGGTAGAAGAGCTGCAACACTTAAAAGATATGGTGGTTCAAGATATGCCACTACACGCCGGTAAAGGTTGCCCCATCCCTAATACTAATAATATGGACAGCCATAAACTTGAAGCACAATCCGCTACAAATCCTGTTTCACCGAATAACTCAGTTCATAGCGACCCTGATGAGACTAGGAAAGAGGCTTCAAAAGAGGAACAGCTAACATTTGCCTTCGCGGACGATATATAA
- the FRS1 gene encoding phenylalanine--tRNA ligase subunit beta (Syntenic homolog of Ashbya gossypii ACR219W; Syntenic homolog of Saccharomyces cerevisiae YLR060W (FRS1)), translated as MPTISVNKQKLYELLGKNYTNDEFDELCFEFGIELDEDTTEEALKNNEEPELKIEIGANRYDLLCIEGIAQSLNEYLGRCEAPKYKLNKPTTKLYIEPSTEQIRPYAGAAILRGIKFTKHSYESFISLQDKLHSNLCRNRTLVAMGTHDFDSIQGPFRYKALPPKDIKFIALNQTKELNAAELIEVYKTPEQKNNLGRFVHIIEDSPVYPVIFDANNVVCSLPPLINSEHSKISLETRNVFIEVTATDRTKAEIVLNQLVAMFSRYCDEAFAVEAVEVISEHNKESRLTPNLEPRKMNISLESINSCLGLSLSAEEICACLKKMSLHGALSPNDDELEVTIPITRPDILHACDILEDVAIGYGYNNLPKHNMLSNANFVPRPLPINKVSDIFRLASSQASWLEVLPLTLCSHDENFKFLRVVDDGTRAVKLANPKTAEYQVVRTTLLPGILKTIKENRKQPLPMKVFESGDIVLKDDTLERKAFNQRHWAAIYAGKNSGFEVIQGLLGKIMQTFRTEWLPDFGNGANGRGYWIELDESLPTYFPGRGARIMFRPRQGVEPMNIGNLGVLHPEVMNNFDIPYSASYVELNSEVFL; from the coding sequence ATGCCTACTATTTCTGTTAATAAGCAGAAATTATATGAGCTGCTCGGCAAAAATTATACCAATGATGAGTTTGACGAGTTATGTTTCGAGTTTGGTATTGAGCTAGATGAAGATACCACTGAAGAGGCTTTAAAAAATAATGAAGAACCAGAATTGAAAATTGAAATTGGTGCCAATCGTTATGATTTACTATGTATTGAAGGTATTGCCCAATCTTTGAATGAATACTTAGGTAGATGCGAGGCTCCAAAGTACAAGTTAAATAAGCCAACTACTAAATTGTACATTGAACCTTCTACTGAACAAATTAGACCTTATGCCGGAGCTGCTATTCTAAGGGGTATTAAATTTACGAAACATTCCTATGAGTCCTTTATCTCTTTGCAAGATAAGTTGCATTCCAATTTGTGCAGAAATAGAACTCTAGTAGCTATGGGTACACATGATTTTGACTCTATCCAAGGTCCTTTCAGGTACAAAGCATTACCACCAAAGGACATTAAGTTCATTGCGTTGAACCAGACGAAGGAATTGAACGCTGCTGAGCTTATTGAGGTGTATAAGACTCCTGAACAGAAGAACAACTTGGGCCGTTTCGTTCACATTATAGAAGATTCGCCTGTATACCCAGTAATTTTTGACGCGAACAACGTTGTATGCTCTCTTCCACCATTGATTAACTCTGAGCATTCTAAGATCTCACTTGAAACCCGTAACGTTTTCATTGAGGTTACCGCAACCGATAGGACTAAGGCTGAAATCGTGTTAAATCAATTGGTTGCAATGTTTTCTAGATATTGCGATGAGGCTTTTGCTGTTGAAGCTGTAGAAGTTATTTCTGAACATAATAAAGAGTCACGTCTAACCCCTAACCTCGAGCCAAGGAAGATGAACATTTCTTTGGAAAGCATTAATTCATGTTTGGGGCTATCTTTGTCTGCGGAAGAAATTTGTGCTTGCTTGAAGAAAATGTCTCTTCACGGTGCTCTATCACCTAACGACGATGAGTTGGAAGTTACAATTCCAATTACCAGACCTGATATTCTACATGCCTGTGATATTTTAGAAGATGTCGCAATTGGCTATGGCTACAACAATTTGCCAAAACATAACATGTTATCTAATGCTAACTTTGTTCCTCGTCCTTTGCCAATTAACAAAGTATCGGATATTTTTAGGCTTGCATCTAGTCAAGCTTCATGGTTAGAAGTGTTGCCTCTAACTTTGTGTTCACATGATGAgaacttcaagttcttGAGAGTTGTAGATGATGGCACTCGCGCTGTAAAACTAGCTAACCCTAAAACAGCAGAATATCAGGTTGTCCGTACTACTTTACTACCTGGTATTTTGAAAACGATAAAAGAAAACAGAAAGCAGCCATTGCCTATGAAGGTCTTTGAAAGTGGTGACATTGTGTTAAAGGATGATACGCTAGAAAGAAAGGCATTCAATCAACGTCACTGGGCTGCTATTTATGCTGGTAAGAATTCCGGATTCGAAGTTATCCAGGGTTTACTAGGCAAAATTATGCAAACTTTCAGAACCGAATGGCTTCCCGACTTTGGCAATGGTGCCAACGGTAGAGGTTACTGGATCGAACTAGATGAGTCACTCCCAACCTATTTCCCAGGTAGAGGTGCAAGGATCATGTTCAGACCAAGACAAGGCGTTGAGCCAATGAATATTGGTAATTTGGGTGTGTTACATCCTGAAGTTATGAACAACTTCGATATTCCATACTCAGCATCTTATGTTGAATTGAATTCTGAAGTTTTCTTGTAA
- a CDS encoding 60S ribosomal eL22 domain-containing protein (Syntenic homolog of Ashbya gossypii ACR221W; Syntenic homolog of Saccharomyces cerevisiae YLR061W (RPL22A) and YFL034C-A (RPL22B); 1-intron in Ashbya gossypii), which produces MKKAEYTLNFSNLPHTPLTARYPTRTMAPNTSRKQKITKTFTVDVSSPTENGVFEPSSYAKYLVEHIKVDGHLGNLGNAVTVEENGSTVTVVSTTKFSGKYLKYLTKKYLKKNQLRDWIRFVSTKTNEYKLTFYQVTPEDEEEDEE; this is translated from the exons ATGAAAAAAGCTGAGTATACATTGAACTTCAGCAACCTTCCGCACACACCACTCACTGCAAGATATCCAACTCGAACAATGGCTCCAAAC ACTTCTAGAAAGCAAAAGATTACCAAGACCTTCACTGTCGACGTTTCCTCCCCAACTGAAAACGGTGTTTTCGAGCCATCCTCTTACGCTAAGTACTTGGTTGAGCACATCAAGGTTGACGGTCACTTGGGTAACTTGGGTAACGCTGTTActgttgaagaaaatgGTTCCACTGTTACTGTTGTTTCTACCACCAAGTTCTCTGGTAAGTACTTGAAGTACTTGACTAAGAAGTACTTGAAGAAGAACCAATTGAGAGACTGGATTAGATTCGTTTCTACCAAGACCAACGAATACAAATTGACCTTCTACCAAGTCACTCCAGAGGACGAGGAAGAAGACGAGGAATAA